A window of Lepidochelys kempii isolate rLepKem1 chromosome 1, rLepKem1.hap2, whole genome shotgun sequence contains these coding sequences:
- the NDUFA9 gene encoding NADH dehydrogenase [ubiquinone] 1 alpha subcomplex subunit 9, mitochondrial, whose translation MIGSGPSSPSPGGSLRTPRPAPAASPRSHPDPGDEGLEPLPRPVAHAQLGGGSAASPAGGGRKLVPAQDPLAAGDCGRGKMAAAGCFRAARSLLLLPRAGSGIPASISPAPQQHRHVHYTVIPHGRSGRSSVSGIVATVFGATGFLGRYVVTRLGRIGSQIIIPHRCDQYELMYLRPMGDLGQILFLEWDSRDKDSTRRAVEHSNVVINLVGQEWETKNFSFEDEFVNIPRDIAQVTREAGVEKLIHISHLNADMKSPSKYLRNKAVGERVVREEFPDAIIMKPAEIFGREDRFFNYYANMRSFGGVPLIALGKKTEKQPVYVVDVAKAIISAIKDPDAKGKTYALTGPHRYLLYDLVDYLFATAYRYYFPYPLPRLLYHLFARFFEINPFEPWTTRDKVDRFHTTDMKFPDLPGLEDLGIQPTPVELKAIEVLRRHRRYRWLDAELDEIKPSKTIPI comes from the exons ATGATCGGGTCGGGTCCATCTTCCCCGTCCCCGGGTGGCTCCCTGCGAacaccccgccctgcccctgctgcttccccGCGCTCCCACCCCGACCCCGGGGATGAAGGGCTGGAGCCGTTGCCCCGCCCAGTGGCGCATGCGCAGCTCGGAGGCGGCTCGGCCGCCTCCCCGGCTGGCGGAGGAAGGAAGCTTGTCCCCGCGCAGGACCCGTTAGCCGCGGGGGATTGTGGGAGAGGAAAGATGGCAGCGGCTGGCTGCTTTCGGGCTGCCCGcagtctcctgctgctgccaagGGCAG GCTCTGGCATTCCTGCATCAATATCTCCTGCACCGCAGCAGCATCGTCACGTACATTATACTGTGATCCCCCATGGAAGAAGCGGGCGTTCCTCCGTTAGTGGCATTGTGGCAACTGTCTTCGGGGCCACAGGATTTCTGGGACGATATGTTGTCACCCGTCTGG GGCGTATTGGATCCCAGATAATCATACCCCATCGCTGCGATCAGTATGAGCTCATGTATCTTCGACCcatgggtgacctggggcaaattcTGTTCTTG GAATGGGACTCTAGAGACAAAGACTCTACCCGAAGAGCCGTGGAACACAGCAATGTGGTCATTAATCTTGTTGGACAAGAATGGGAAACAAA AAACTTCAGTTTTGAAGATGAATTTGTAAATATTCCTAGAGATATTGCCCAGGTAACCAGGGAAGCTGGAGTAGAAAAGCTCATTCACATCTCTCACCTGAATGCTGACATGAAAAGTCCTTCCAAATACCTTAGGAATAAA GCTGTTGGAGAGAGGGTAGTCAGGGAGGAATTTCCAGACGCTATCATTATGAAACCCGCTGAGATATTTGGAAGAGAGGACCGATTTTTCAATTATTATGCAA ATATGCGTTCCTTTGGCGGTGTGCCACTTATTGCTCTGGGCAAGAAAACAGAGAAGCAACCTGTATAT GTTGTTGATGTAGCCAAGGCAATTATTAGTGCAATTAAGGATCCTGATGCTAAAGGAAAAACATATGCCTTGACTGG ACCTCATCGATACCTTCTTTATGACTTGGTAGACTATCTGTTTGCGACTGCCTATAGATACTATTTCCCATACCCACTCCCACGTCTTCTCTACCA TTTATTTGCAAGATTCTTTGAGATTAATCCATTTGAACCATGGACAACGAGAGACAAAGTGGATCGG tttcatacAACAGACATGAAGTTCCCTGATCTTCCTGGGTTGGAGGACCTGGGCATTCAACCAACTCCCGTAGAACTAAAAGCAATTGAAGTTCTGCGCCGTCACCGGAGATATCGCTGGCTGGACGCTGAGCTGGATGAGATAAAACCATCAAAGACTATTCCCATCTAA